Proteins co-encoded in one Pyxidicoccus xibeiensis genomic window:
- the dnaJ gene encoding molecular chaperone DnaJ, with product MAGAAGQKRDYYEVLGVQKTVSAQELKSAFRKVALQYHPDRNQGNPAAEEKFKEASEAYEVLSDPERRAKYDRFGHAGNPFEGFGGAGGGFQGVNINDIFGEIFGDIFGGARGGRRTSSRGADLRYNLEITFEEAAFGCRPKVTIPRPKKCETCTGTGSKTNQGPRPCGTCGGAGEVRYTQGFFAVSRPCSDCGGTGAVVPDPCTRCKGSGKVPSEEVIEVAIPGGVDNGTRVRLGGMGEPGDRGGPAGDLYVTVIVKEHPLFQREEYEVFCEVPISFTQAALGAKIDVPTLDGKVKMTIPNGTQSGKVFRLKGKGIPHLHSQQRGDQHVRVVVETPTELTSKQRELLEKFAEAAGEESHPQSKSFFAKVKELFG from the coding sequence ATGGCAGGTGCGGCGGGTCAGAAGCGCGACTACTACGAGGTCCTGGGCGTCCAGAAGACCGTCTCCGCTCAGGAGCTGAAGAGCGCATTCCGGAAGGTGGCGCTCCAGTACCACCCGGACCGCAACCAGGGGAACCCGGCCGCCGAGGAGAAGTTCAAGGAAGCCTCGGAGGCCTATGAAGTGCTGAGCGACCCGGAGCGGCGTGCGAAGTACGACCGCTTCGGGCACGCGGGCAACCCGTTCGAGGGCTTCGGCGGCGCGGGCGGCGGGTTCCAGGGCGTCAACATCAACGACATCTTCGGCGAGATCTTCGGCGACATCTTCGGCGGCGCCCGGGGTGGACGGCGGACGAGCTCGCGTGGCGCGGACCTGCGCTACAACCTGGAGATCACCTTCGAGGAGGCGGCCTTCGGCTGCCGGCCCAAGGTGACGATTCCGCGGCCGAAGAAGTGCGAGACGTGCACCGGCACCGGCAGCAAGACGAACCAGGGCCCCCGGCCGTGCGGCACGTGCGGCGGCGCCGGCGAGGTGCGCTACACGCAGGGCTTCTTCGCGGTGTCGCGGCCGTGCTCGGACTGTGGCGGCACCGGCGCGGTGGTGCCGGACCCGTGCACGCGCTGCAAGGGCAGCGGCAAGGTGCCCTCGGAAGAGGTCATCGAGGTGGCCATCCCCGGCGGCGTGGACAACGGCACGCGCGTGCGGCTGGGCGGCATGGGCGAGCCGGGAGACCGCGGCGGCCCCGCGGGCGACCTCTACGTCACCGTCATCGTCAAGGAGCACCCGCTCTTCCAGCGCGAGGAGTACGAGGTCTTCTGCGAGGTGCCCATCTCCTTCACCCAGGCGGCGCTGGGCGCGAAGATCGACGTCCCCACGCTGGACGGGAAGGTGAAGATGACCATCCCCAACGGCACCCAGTCCGGCAAGGTGTTCCGCCTGAAGGGCAAGGGCATCCCGCACCTGCACAGCCAGCAGCGTGGAGATCAGCACGTGCGCGTGGTGGTGGAGACGCCCACGGAGCTGACCTCGAAGCAGCGCGAGCTGCTGGAGAAGTTCGCCGAGGCCGCCGGCGAGGAGTCGCACCCGCAGTCCAAGAGCTTCTTCGCCAAGGTGAAGGAGCTGTTCGGCTGA
- a CDS encoding ABC transporter substrate-binding protein, with amino-acid sequence MDVPSLLRRSLVVALALSLTACPRTTRTPPEGGDTGEDVPTGDPFPKRPSVEAKKDPAADAALAQAKETAAAAPDKKKAAEAFMSVRKAYPATTAGQEALYQAGVLFFESKDYANARRSFNELLFENPLHPQADDAKHKLAVSAMEVGAYRDAYQTLSSLADRAEGAEKEKLQAEAARAAEGAGLYGQALTLAVEQAGQAQGAEEQAAAVARVESLVEGRADFVDIARVTEGLSPSNPAWPLLTFKLARVYYHLRDWTRLEETLNRFLAQAPGHAFAPQARELLARATRRVEAKPRTVGVLLPMTGRYQPIGEAVLRGIQLGLEGSDVELVVKDTQADVNKTGQAMEQLAFDDGAIAVLGPLLADDTKRAALVAEELQVPLLTMSRQEGVTELGPYVFRNMLTNAAQASAIADYAMNVKGYKRFALLYPNIPYGVELADTFWDEVVGRGGLVRGAERYSHDQTTFTTEAKKLVGRYYLEDRGDYVGGVRELQGENLDAYRRRKALEKVKSGVEPIIDFDAIFMPDDWRRVSLVAPALAVEDIVTNACDPRDLERIRKTTGKKELKTVTLFGANQWSSPKGRSGLPELVERGGKFVTCSVYVDGFFVDSQRPATRRFVQLYREEYKAETGRDPGLLEAIGYDSGRMLRQLIEKKEGAPRTRAQMRDALAGLKDFDGATGRTSFNEKREAVKPLFLLSIDNKGITEINVDKEREKAAAAGGSGS; translated from the coding sequence ATGGACGTCCCTTCCCTGCTGCGCCGCTCGCTCGTCGTCGCGCTGGCCCTGTCACTGACGGCCTGCCCCCGGACCACCCGCACGCCTCCTGAAGGTGGCGACACCGGTGAAGACGTCCCCACCGGTGACCCCTTCCCGAAGCGCCCTTCCGTGGAGGCGAAGAAGGACCCGGCCGCGGACGCGGCGCTCGCCCAGGCGAAAGAGACGGCCGCGGCCGCTCCGGACAAGAAGAAGGCCGCCGAGGCCTTCATGTCCGTGCGCAAGGCCTACCCCGCCACCACCGCGGGCCAGGAGGCGCTGTACCAGGCCGGCGTCCTCTTCTTCGAGTCGAAGGACTACGCCAACGCGCGCAGGTCCTTCAACGAGCTGCTCTTCGAGAACCCGCTCCACCCGCAGGCGGATGACGCCAAGCACAAGCTGGCCGTCTCCGCCATGGAGGTGGGCGCGTACCGCGACGCGTACCAGACGCTGTCCAGCCTGGCCGACCGCGCCGAGGGCGCCGAGAAGGAGAAGCTCCAGGCCGAGGCCGCGCGTGCCGCCGAGGGCGCGGGCCTGTACGGCCAGGCGCTGACGCTGGCGGTGGAGCAGGCCGGCCAGGCGCAGGGCGCCGAGGAGCAGGCCGCCGCGGTGGCCCGCGTGGAGTCGCTGGTGGAGGGTCGCGCGGACTTCGTGGACATCGCCCGCGTGACGGAGGGGCTGTCCCCGTCCAACCCGGCGTGGCCCCTGCTCACCTTCAAGCTGGCGCGCGTCTACTACCACCTGCGGGACTGGACGCGGCTGGAGGAGACGCTGAACCGCTTCCTGGCCCAGGCGCCCGGCCATGCCTTCGCGCCCCAGGCGCGCGAGCTGCTGGCGCGGGCCACCCGCCGCGTCGAGGCGAAGCCGCGCACGGTGGGCGTGCTGCTGCCCATGACGGGCCGCTACCAGCCCATCGGCGAGGCCGTGCTGCGCGGCATCCAGCTGGGCCTGGAAGGCAGCGACGTGGAGCTGGTGGTGAAGGACACGCAGGCCGACGTCAACAAGACGGGCCAGGCCATGGAGCAGCTCGCCTTCGACGACGGCGCCATCGCCGTGCTGGGGCCGCTGCTGGCGGATGACACCAAGCGCGCGGCGCTGGTGGCGGAGGAGCTGCAGGTTCCCCTGCTGACGATGAGCCGCCAGGAGGGCGTCACCGAGCTGGGCCCGTACGTCTTCCGCAACATGCTCACCAACGCCGCGCAGGCGAGCGCCATCGCCGACTACGCGATGAACGTGAAGGGCTACAAGCGCTTCGCGCTGCTCTACCCGAACATCCCCTACGGCGTGGAGCTGGCGGACACCTTCTGGGACGAGGTGGTGGGGCGTGGCGGCCTGGTGCGCGGCGCGGAGCGCTACTCGCACGACCAGACGACCTTCACCACCGAGGCCAAGAAGCTGGTGGGCCGCTACTACCTGGAGGACCGCGGCGACTACGTGGGCGGCGTGCGCGAGCTCCAGGGAGAGAACCTGGACGCGTACCGCCGCCGCAAGGCGCTGGAGAAGGTGAAGAGCGGCGTGGAGCCCATCATCGACTTCGACGCCATCTTCATGCCGGACGACTGGCGGCGCGTCAGCCTGGTGGCCCCGGCGCTCGCCGTGGAGGACATCGTCACCAACGCGTGCGACCCGCGAGATTTGGAGCGCATCCGCAAGACGACGGGCAAGAAGGAGCTGAAGACGGTGACGCTCTTCGGCGCCAACCAGTGGAGCAGCCCGAAGGGGCGCTCGGGGCTGCCGGAGCTCGTCGAGCGCGGCGGCAAGTTCGTCACCTGCTCGGTGTACGTGGACGGCTTCTTCGTGGACTCGCAGCGGCCGGCCACGCGCCGCTTCGTGCAGCTGTACCGCGAGGAGTACAAGGCGGAGACGGGCAGGGACCCGGGCCTGCTGGAGGCCATCGGCTACGACTCCGGCCGCATGCTGCGGCAGCTCATCGAGAAGAAGGAAGGCGCGCCCCGCACCCGCGCGCAGATGCGTGACGCGCTGGCGGGCCTGAAGGACTTCGACGGCGCCACCGGCCGCACCTCGTTCAACGAGAAGCGCGAGGCGGTGAAGCCGCTGTTCCTGCTGTCCATCGACAACAAGGGCATCACCGAAATCAACGTGGACAAGGAGCGCGAGAAGGCGGCCGCCGCGGGAGGCTCGGGTTCATGA
- a CDS encoding ABC transporter ATP-binding protein: MAPRPPAHVYRRLLGYLRPYRWLLAAGVGASLVAAAATAAYAWVVGPLLRAVLTGEPITVAGVALPGEALLERLPLLVVLVALVKATAQFLQGGLMQRLGQRVMADLRGFLYGRLLGQPPAFFERRHSGELLTRFTSEVPMVEFSVTQALTSYIRDGLQIVALLVTCFLIDGRLFLFTFIVVPVTVLPINRFARSLKKVAARSQQRLGALTSLTGEQLQNLPVVQAFGGQARAVETYEAEAERYLAEMRRSLFLRGAVSPTVELLGIAGVAMAIAWGARAVAADAALAGRLLSFLAAALLLYQPVKSLSGTLSQVMLGLSAAERLFALADEPAPPDVGDAAGPLSQALVLEGVRATYSDGREALRGVDLVVPAGSRVALVGPSGAGKTTLFSVLLGFLPASGGRVLWDGAPLTGLKPSSVRGQVAWVPQEPVLFSGTVRHNLRLGRPEATDEELWEALRLAYADDFVRSLPGGLDEPVGERGGRLSGGQRQRLVLARAFLCRPSVLLLDEPTSALDAASEAAVGAGLTALMKGRTVLVIAHRLSTVRDADLIAVVEGGRVVEAGTHAELLALRGRYTQLLGNGAVAA, encoded by the coding sequence GTGGCTCCAAGACCTCCCGCACACGTCTACCGCCGGCTCCTCGGCTACCTGCGTCCCTACCGCTGGCTGCTCGCGGCGGGAGTCGGCGCGTCGCTCGTCGCCGCGGCGGCCACGGCCGCCTACGCGTGGGTGGTGGGCCCGCTCTTGCGCGCGGTGCTCACCGGTGAGCCCATCACCGTGGCGGGCGTCGCACTGCCAGGAGAAGCGCTGCTCGAGCGACTGCCGCTCCTGGTGGTGCTGGTCGCGTTGGTGAAGGCCACCGCCCAGTTCCTCCAGGGCGGGCTGATGCAGCGGCTGGGCCAGCGAGTGATGGCGGACCTGCGAGGGTTCCTCTACGGGCGGCTGCTCGGACAACCGCCCGCGTTCTTCGAGCGGCGTCACTCGGGAGAGCTGCTCACGCGCTTCACCTCGGAAGTTCCGATGGTGGAGTTCTCCGTGACTCAGGCGCTCACGTCCTACATCCGGGATGGGCTGCAGATTGTCGCGCTGCTGGTCACCTGCTTCCTCATCGATGGAAGGCTTTTCCTCTTCACGTTCATCGTGGTGCCGGTGACGGTGCTGCCAATCAACCGCTTTGCCCGCTCGCTCAAGAAGGTCGCGGCGCGCTCGCAGCAGCGGCTGGGGGCGCTGACGTCGCTCACCGGCGAGCAGCTGCAGAACCTGCCGGTGGTGCAGGCCTTCGGCGGGCAGGCGCGCGCGGTGGAGACATACGAAGCGGAGGCGGAGCGGTACCTGGCGGAGATGCGCCGCTCGCTCTTCCTGCGCGGCGCGGTGAGCCCCACGGTGGAGCTGCTGGGCATCGCCGGCGTGGCCATGGCGATTGCCTGGGGGGCGCGCGCGGTGGCGGCGGACGCGGCGCTGGCAGGAAGGCTGCTGTCGTTCCTGGCGGCGGCGCTGCTTTTGTACCAGCCGGTGAAGTCGCTGAGCGGCACGCTGTCGCAGGTGATGCTGGGGCTGTCGGCGGCGGAGCGGCTGTTCGCGCTCGCGGACGAGCCGGCGCCGCCGGACGTGGGCGACGCGGCGGGGCCGCTGTCCCAGGCGCTGGTGCTGGAGGGCGTGCGGGCCACGTACTCCGATGGGCGCGAGGCGCTGCGCGGCGTGGACCTGGTGGTGCCCGCGGGCTCGCGCGTGGCGCTGGTGGGGCCTTCGGGCGCGGGGAAGACGACGCTGTTCTCCGTGCTGCTGGGCTTCCTGCCGGCGTCGGGCGGGCGGGTGCTGTGGGACGGCGCGCCGCTGACGGGGCTGAAGCCGTCGAGCGTGCGGGGGCAGGTGGCGTGGGTGCCGCAGGAGCCGGTGCTCTTCTCCGGGACGGTGCGGCACAACCTGCGGCTGGGCAGGCCGGAGGCGACGGACGAGGAGCTCTGGGAGGCGCTGCGGCTGGCGTACGCGGACGACTTCGTGCGCTCGCTGCCGGGCGGGCTGGACGAGCCGGTGGGTGAGCGTGGAGGCCGGCTGTCGGGAGGGCAGCGGCAGCGGCTGGTGCTGGCGCGGGCGTTCCTGTGCAGGCCGTCGGTGCTGCTGCTGGACGAGCCCACCAGCGCGCTGGACGCGGCGAGCGAGGCGGCGGTGGGCGCGGGCCTGACGGCGCTGATGAAGGGGCGCACGGTGCTGGTGATTGCACACCGGCTGTCGACGGTGCGCGACGCGGACCTCATCGCCGTGGTGGAGGGCGGCCGGGTGGTGGAGGCCGGCACCCACGCGGAGCTGCTCGCGCTGCGCGGGCGCTACACGCAGCTGCTGGGCAACGGCGCCGTCGCGGCCTGA